A single region of the Bacteroides luhongzhouii genome encodes:
- a CDS encoding phage tail tape measure protein, with product MSLKIDRVQLEIVIQQDSARQKMIELEEQMRSANKTLNSLKKKFGENSAEYKAQKEVVKALQTEYDKLFEKIGIGSLSVKELQNRQKELNAILRNLPGDSPLYTQYKAQLDAVNQRMKELKGTAESTKFSLSKLTDGFNKYGAIGASFIASLTGITLTARKCVDEFAQMQEAESQVRKYTGMTSEQVAGLNEEFKKIDTRTARERLNELAGDAGRLGITAKNDVLEFVEAANMIDVALGEDLGQDAIKNIGKLADMFGDSERSMKENMLAIGSAVNEVAQNSSAAEPYLVEFSARMGGVAKQAKLSITDVMGFASALDQNMLRSEMASTALQGLILKLYQEPAKYAKIARMDVKQFTTLMETDANEAVLQFLASLGKLGGMDKMAPVLKEMKLSGAEAAGVISALASNVEKVRKEQETANQAFIDGTSITNEYNVQNTTVQAELDKAKKRFKEIRIELGERLLPVMKYMVSTGSLTVKGLVKIVSIFSKYKNAIILATSTIAGYTIAVNASVIADKAKVLWTGKIVMGLKTLYSVAKAHPWGLLLTIGASLIGLLIDTNKQLSESERLEKNLQDIRRRSVSIVNQEAVSVKDFLNIARDEKRSKEEREAVIKRLNELSPEYLGSLTLEKINTEQATTAVNAYIDSLLILEEIKQTQQKVSELNDQKNDILKNGPDNVFLEDIEAGAANMLNGFKQSLGLMTDSWADNVLDRYINKGVNQVRAIDNEVALLNAHMEESRKKLIKIEVEKNTEGVPPPPDDEDKKPWTTRLQNAENAYKEELLLLQKSSDALARTENEYQLDALQKELEFQVERLAIIKKYQSSEKDKKHLAELGKLESEAQSAIYNTLKKSEETRLNLIKEYRDRRLNTVNVGEKNLLLEQSNLNDSGELTEKDYKNRLLAIEITSLYSRLEIAKDYKNDVAELEFQNGEVKAKALKEAGDNILNLEQQISDKRAKIVRDSASQIQNFSNQFNKMNGLASTDQQLAALESFYKSQLELARKNGLDVTLLTSVYEESKRKIQEKGAKDRATVIQKYELDAAEDIRDLKLKALEEEHKKGLLSEEEYEIAKNKINNEYIQKKIEGNEQYFNAVSSIMSSASSAVQGFQDAEMNKVTHKYDKEIKAAKKAGKDTTKLEEEKEEALNQVKRKYADKQFAVSVLQITASTAVAAMEAYKAMAGIPIVGPALGAIAAAAAVASGAAQIAVAKQQRDEAKGLKSGGYSDEYVEGYTKTGNPDDVAGVIPVHKNEFVTNHEGVENPHVRQFLDVFNVAQKNGTIRMLNTTQILEQVRTKSGKYSGGYSDDSVSSSSRYTVSGHIMDEETLRKLFVLLNTNNDLLQSILEKDLIVDSRAVRDGIKKLERMERNVSRG from the coding sequence ATGAGTTTAAAGATAGACAGAGTACAACTGGAAATTGTTATTCAACAGGATAGTGCGAGGCAAAAAATGATTGAGCTGGAAGAGCAAATGCGTTCAGCCAATAAAACTTTGAATTCTCTGAAAAAGAAATTTGGAGAGAATAGTGCAGAGTATAAAGCACAAAAGGAAGTCGTTAAAGCACTACAGACCGAGTATGATAAACTCTTTGAAAAGATAGGTATCGGAAGTTTGAGTGTGAAGGAACTCCAAAACAGGCAAAAAGAACTGAATGCCATTCTACGGAATTTGCCGGGTGATAGTCCACTATACACTCAGTATAAAGCACAACTGGACGCAGTTAACCAAAGAATGAAAGAGCTAAAAGGTACAGCGGAATCTACTAAGTTCTCTTTATCAAAATTGACTGATGGATTTAATAAATATGGAGCCATCGGTGCAAGTTTTATAGCCTCGTTGACCGGAATAACCTTGACCGCCCGTAAATGTGTGGATGAGTTTGCACAGATGCAGGAAGCGGAAAGCCAGGTACGTAAATATACTGGCATGACGAGTGAACAGGTCGCTGGTTTAAATGAGGAGTTTAAGAAGATAGATACTCGTACAGCACGTGAACGTTTAAATGAACTTGCAGGAGATGCCGGGCGGCTTGGTATTACAGCGAAAAATGATGTTCTGGAGTTTGTAGAAGCTGCCAATATGATTGATGTTGCACTTGGAGAAGATTTGGGGCAGGATGCTATCAAGAATATTGGTAAGCTGGCAGATATGTTTGGAGATAGCGAACGTTCAATGAAAGAAAATATGTTAGCTATCGGTAGTGCGGTGAACGAAGTCGCACAAAATTCTAGTGCTGCTGAACCTTATTTGGTGGAATTCAGTGCGCGCATGGGGGGAGTGGCAAAACAGGCAAAACTTTCAATTACTGATGTCATGGGCTTTGCTTCGGCACTCGATCAAAATATGCTTCGTAGCGAAATGGCCAGTACTGCTTTACAAGGATTGATCTTAAAATTATATCAGGAGCCTGCAAAGTACGCGAAAATAGCTCGAATGGATGTTAAGCAATTCACAACGCTGATGGAGACGGATGCTAATGAAGCTGTTCTTCAGTTCCTTGCTAGTTTGGGGAAATTAGGTGGCATGGATAAAATGGCACCTGTTTTAAAGGAAATGAAGTTGAGTGGTGCTGAAGCGGCCGGAGTTATCAGCGCATTAGCTAGCAATGTTGAGAAGGTCCGTAAAGAACAGGAGACTGCTAATCAGGCTTTCATTGATGGTACCAGTATTACGAATGAGTATAATGTACAAAATACGACGGTTCAGGCAGAGCTGGATAAAGCTAAGAAGCGTTTTAAGGAAATTCGGATCGAACTTGGAGAACGGTTGCTCCCTGTTATGAAATATATGGTGAGTACTGGTAGTCTTACAGTCAAAGGATTAGTTAAAATAGTATCCATATTTAGTAAATATAAAAATGCAATTATACTTGCAACATCTACCATTGCAGGATATACAATTGCTGTCAATGCTTCGGTTATTGCAGATAAAGCTAAAGTACTTTGGACTGGTAAAATTGTCATGGGGCTAAAAACTTTATATAGTGTTGCAAAAGCACATCCATGGGGACTACTCCTAACGATAGGTGCATCTCTTATAGGTTTACTTATTGATACAAATAAACAGTTAAGTGAGAGTGAGCGTTTGGAAAAGAATCTTCAAGATATTCGTAGACGATCTGTTTCGATAGTGAATCAAGAAGCTGTATCAGTCAAGGATTTCTTAAATATAGCTAGGGACGAGAAAAGAAGCAAAGAGGAGAGAGAGGCTGTTATAAAAAGATTAAATGAACTATCTCCTGAATATTTGGGTAGTCTTACTTTAGAGAAAATAAATACAGAGCAAGCCACTACTGCTGTAAATGCCTATATTGATAGTTTACTTATATTAGAGGAGATAAAACAAACTCAGCAGAAAGTATCTGAATTGAATGACCAAAAAAATGATATATTAAAGAATGGTCCAGATAATGTTTTTTTAGAGGATATTGAGGCTGGTGCTGCTAATATGTTGAATGGATTTAAGCAGTCTCTAGGTTTAATGACAGATTCATGGGCTGACAATGTTTTGGATAGATATATAAATAAAGGTGTTAATCAAGTGAGAGCTATTGATAACGAGGTGGCTCTACTAAATGCGCACATGGAAGAATCTCGTAAGAAATTGATAAAAATAGAGGTAGAAAAGAATACAGAAGGAGTTCCACCTCCACCGGATGACGAAGACAAGAAGCCTTGGACTACTCGTTTGCAAAATGCAGAAAACGCATACAAAGAAGAATTATTATTGCTACAAAAGAGTTCTGATGCGTTAGCCAGAACGGAGAATGAATATCAGTTGGATGCTCTTCAAAAAGAACTGGAATTTCAGGTTGAAAGGTTGGCAATCATCAAAAAGTATCAGTCAAGTGAAAAAGATAAGAAACATCTGGCTGAATTGGGTAAATTGGAAAGTGAGGCACAAAGCGCAATTTACAATACTCTAAAAAAGTCAGAAGAAACTCGTCTCAACTTAATTAAAGAATATCGGGACAGGAGGCTGAATACTGTTAATGTCGGAGAGAAAAATCTTCTGCTTGAACAGTCTAACCTCAATGATAGTGGTGAGCTGACAGAAAAAGATTATAAAAATCGCCTTTTAGCTATTGAGATTACCTCTTTATATTCCAGACTCGAAATTGCAAAAGATTATAAAAACGATGTTGCTGAACTTGAGTTCCAAAATGGAGAGGTCAAAGCCAAAGCCTTAAAGGAGGCCGGGGATAATATTCTCAACCTTGAACAACAAATTAGCGATAAGCGCGCCAAGATCGTACGGGATAGCGCTAGTCAGATTCAGAATTTCAGTAACCAGTTCAATAAGATGAACGGTTTGGCTTCCACTGACCAACAACTGGCAGCACTGGAATCCTTTTATAAATCTCAATTAGAACTAGCTCGAAAGAATGGGTTGGATGTTACTCTTCTTACGTCTGTATATGAAGAATCTAAGAGGAAAATTCAAGAAAAAGGAGCGAAGGATAGGGCTACTGTTATACAAAAATATGAGTTGGACGCTGCCGAGGATATTAGAGATTTAAAACTGAAAGCTCTTGAGGAGGAACATAAAAAAGGGCTGCTTTCAGAGGAAGAATACGAAATTGCAAAAAATAAAATCAATAATGAATATATTCAGAAAAAGATAGAAGGAAATGAACAGTATTTCAATGCTGTAAGTAGTATAATGAGCAGTGCTTCTTCTGCTGTTCAGGGATTCCAAGATGCAGAAATGAACAAAGTAACTCATAAATATGACAAGGAAATAAAAGCCGCCAAAAAAGCGGGAAAGGATACAACTAAGTTAGAAGAAGAGAAAGAAGAGGCACTAAATCAGGTAAAGAGGAAGTATGCAGACAAACAATTTGCCGTATCGGTTTTACAAATTACTGCAAGTACTGCTGTTGCTGCAATGGAAGCATATAAGGCAATGGCCGGTATTCCTATTGTTGGTCCGGCTCTTGGTGCCATTGCAGCTGCGGCAGCTGTAGCTAGTGGTGCGGCACAGATAGCTGTAGCCAAACAGCAACGGGATGAAGCGAAGGGCTTGAAGTCCGGTGGTTATTCTGATGAATATGTTGAAGGATATACTAAAACAGGAAATCCGGATGATGTTGCCGGAGTTATTCCCGTTCATAAAAATGAATTCGTGACCAATCATGAGGGAGTAGAGAATCCTCATGTACGCCAATTTCTTGATGTTTTTAATGTTGCGCAAAAGAATGGAACAATCCGAATGTTGAACACTACACAAATTTTAGAGCAGGTACGTACTAAAAGTGGTAAATATAGTGGTGGTTATTCTGATGATTCAGTATCTTCTTCCTCCCGATATACAGTTAGTGGTCATATCATGGATGAAGAGACGTTGCGTAAACTATTCGTTCTTTTGAATACGAATAATGATTTGCTTCAATCTATTCTTGAGAAAGATTTAATTGTTGATTCGCGAGCTGTTCGTGATGGGATTAAAAAATTAGAGAGAATGGAAAGGAATGTGAGTCGTGGTTAG